Proteins encoded together in one Cellulomonas gilvus ATCC 13127 window:
- a CDS encoding RNA polymerase sigma factor, which produces MKEPFERVVQRHGATVLRVCRAVVGPHDADDAWSETFLAALRAWPDLPDDANVEAWLVTIAHRKAIDQVRAASRRAVPLAELPAAPVPDATEARVRDLDLWAAVAVLPERQRHAVALHHLGGLAHAEVAALLGGTAAAARRASADGIATLRRTSPRWAAASASLSDAPPAPRSEGGRA; this is translated from the coding sequence GTGAAGGAGCCCTTCGAGCGCGTCGTGCAGCGGCACGGCGCCACGGTGCTGCGCGTGTGCCGCGCGGTGGTCGGCCCGCACGACGCGGACGACGCGTGGTCGGAGACGTTCCTGGCGGCCCTGCGCGCGTGGCCGGACCTGCCCGACGACGCCAACGTCGAGGCGTGGCTCGTGACGATCGCGCACCGCAAGGCGATCGACCAGGTGCGTGCGGCGTCACGCCGCGCGGTGCCGCTCGCGGAGCTGCCGGCCGCACCCGTGCCCGACGCGACCGAGGCGCGCGTGCGCGACCTGGACCTGTGGGCCGCGGTGGCCGTGCTCCCCGAGCGGCAGCGGCACGCGGTGGCGCTGCACCACCTCGGCGGGCTGGCCCACGCCGAGGTCGCGGCTCTGCTGGGCGGGACCGCGGCCGCCGCGCGGCGTGCGAGCGCCGACGGCATCGCCACGCTGCGCCGCACGTCGCCCCGCTGGGCGGCGGCCAGCGCGAGCCTGTCCGACGCACCGCCCGCACCACGGTCCGAAGGAGGACGAGCATGA
- a CDS encoding universal stress protein — translation MRIDGPVVVAVDGTDRSTATLRWAAGAAVRRETRLVVAHVVSPPVGPWMWAGVPAVPVDEESLLRELRAACTAVAEAHPGLRVEGVLLHGPTVPTLTRFSADAQLLVAGTRHDGAAVLTIGTALSWRARCPVALVRGGVRAPEGPVVVGVDGTPGSWLAAGLAAREARRLGRALHVLHACRPGEDDEGRSIALDVAAALAQTYPDLEVRTLLADGDPVPCLVAASRTAGLLVVGAHRWRRTRGRLVGRRVAPRAACPVLVVRDEVL, via the coding sequence ATGCGCATCGACGGACCCGTGGTCGTCGCGGTGGACGGCACCGACCGCAGCACTGCGACGCTGCGGTGGGCGGCCGGCGCCGCGGTGCGCCGCGAGACGCGGCTCGTCGTCGCGCACGTGGTCTCGCCCCCGGTGGGGCCGTGGATGTGGGCGGGCGTCCCCGCGGTCCCGGTGGACGAGGAGTCGCTGCTGCGCGAGCTGCGCGCCGCGTGCACCGCGGTCGCCGAGGCGCATCCCGGGCTGCGGGTGGAGGGTGTGCTGCTGCACGGGCCCACCGTGCCGACGCTCACGCGGTTCAGTGCGGACGCCCAGCTCCTGGTCGCGGGCACACGGCACGACGGTGCGGCCGTGCTGACCATCGGCACGGCCCTGTCCTGGCGTGCGCGGTGTCCCGTGGCGCTCGTCCGCGGCGGGGTGCGCGCGCCCGAGGGCCCCGTGGTGGTCGGCGTCGACGGCACGCCCGGCTCGTGGCTCGCCGCGGGGCTGGCCGCCCGCGAGGCGCGGCGGCTCGGGCGTGCGCTGCACGTCCTGCACGCGTGCCGCCCGGGAGAGGACGACGAGGGCCGGAGCATCGCGCTCGACGTCGCCGCGGCCCTCGCGCAGACCTATCCGGACCTCGAGGTCCGCACGCTGCTGGCCGACGGCGACCCGGTGCCCTGCCTCGTGGCGGCCTCGCGGACCGCGGGCCTGCTGGTGGTCGGCGCGCACCGGTGGCGGCGCACGCGCGGCCGGCTGGTCGGCCGACGGGTCGCGCCGCGTGCGGCCTGCCCCGTGCTCGTCGTGCGGGACGAGGTGCTGTAG
- a CDS encoding App1 family protein: MNAAPERGGGPDTTSGPPPSGDGPVRGRAAEVLRTVRPGAGRPGASERAARMHPAARLEDAFDRRVAAVLRRRGWTLRIEPYAGYGGPGWVRVFARTLLAAPQVHDDDLPGAGAAAQAGARPAPALRGWRSFATAQVAGAELEVRVGERVHRIRTDRGGYADVRLDSDLAPGWHDVELRAPSGAVAVAPVHVVDPEVRGGIVSDIDDTVLVTRLPRMFVAAWNTLVRHENAREPVAGMAGLYARLAAGDERVPVVYLSTGAWNAAPAIGRFLRRFGYPAGPMLLTDWGPTNTGWFRSGREHKLGQLRRLIEDFPHIRWVLVGDDGQHDPQIYAAIAAEHPDHVRAVLIRQLTFAEHVLAHGLPAPAHEAVRAENRAARDGLRDGIAVLQGEDGYELLRAVHAAGVDLT, from the coding sequence GTGAACGCAGCCCCGGAACGCGGCGGAGGCCCGGACACCACGTCCGGGCCTCCGCCCTCGGGCGACGGCCCGGTGCGGGGGCGCGCGGCCGAGGTGCTGCGCACGGTCCGCCCGGGTGCGGGACGTCCGGGGGCCAGCGAGCGCGCGGCGCGCATGCACCCCGCGGCGCGGCTCGAGGACGCGTTCGACCGGCGGGTGGCCGCCGTGCTGCGCCGGCGGGGCTGGACGCTGCGCATCGAGCCGTACGCCGGCTACGGCGGGCCCGGGTGGGTGCGGGTGTTCGCCCGGACGCTGCTGGCGGCCCCGCAGGTGCACGACGACGACCTGCCGGGTGCCGGTGCGGCCGCACAGGCCGGTGCACGTCCCGCGCCTGCGCTGCGCGGGTGGCGCTCGTTCGCCACGGCGCAGGTCGCGGGCGCCGAGCTCGAGGTGCGTGTCGGTGAGCGGGTGCACCGCATCCGCACCGACCGCGGCGGGTACGCCGACGTCCGCCTGGACAGCGACCTGGCTCCGGGTTGGCACGACGTCGAGCTGCGCGCTCCCTCGGGCGCGGTCGCGGTAGCTCCCGTGCACGTCGTCGATCCCGAGGTGCGGGGCGGCATCGTCAGCGACATCGACGACACCGTGCTGGTCACGCGCCTGCCGCGCATGTTCGTCGCGGCCTGGAACACGCTCGTCCGGCACGAGAACGCACGCGAGCCCGTCGCGGGCATGGCGGGGCTGTACGCGCGTCTCGCGGCGGGCGACGAGCGCGTCCCCGTGGTCTACCTGTCCACGGGTGCGTGGAACGCCGCACCCGCGATCGGGCGGTTCCTGCGCCGGTTCGGCTACCCCGCCGGGCCCATGCTCCTGACCGACTGGGGCCCGACGAACACGGGGTGGTTCCGCAGCGGGCGTGAGCACAAGCTCGGTCAGCTGCGGCGCCTGATCGAGGACTTCCCGCACATCCGGTGGGTGCTGGTGGGCGACGACGGTCAGCACGACCCGCAGATCTACGCGGCGATCGCCGCCGAGCACCCCGACCACGTGCGCGCGGTGCTGATCCGCCAGCTCACGTTCGCGGAGCACGTGCTCGCGCACGGCCTGCCCGCCCCCGCCCACGAGGCCGTGCGCGCGGAGAACCGCGCGGCGCGCGACGGGCTGCGCGACGGGATCGCGGTGCTGCAGGGCGAGGACGGGTACGAGCTGCTGCGGGCCGTGCACGCCGCGGGCGTCGACCTGACGTGA
- the ku gene encoding non-homologous end joining protein Ku, translated as MRAIWKGAVAFGLVNVPVRLYAATGEHEVTLHQVHAADGGRIRYRKVCSVDGEPVTMDEIAKGYETADGELVVLTDDDFKRLPLATEREIEVLEFVPAEQVDPILLGKTYYLEPDKTAAKPYALLRGALEDADRMAVVKVALRQRESMAVLRVRGKVICLQTLLWPDEVRAADFPILDADVTVKPAELAMASSLVDSLAADFDPSQFEDRYDAALTELIEAKVSSGDTQSLPQPPTQDGGGGGGEVVDLLAALQRSVEKARTSRGASAPEPAPAAKKPASRKKAAAASDDDAPKPTRAKKAKAKAS; from the coding sequence ATGCGGGCGATCTGGAAGGGCGCGGTCGCGTTCGGCCTCGTCAACGTGCCCGTACGGCTGTACGCCGCGACGGGTGAGCACGAGGTCACGCTGCACCAGGTGCACGCGGCGGACGGCGGGCGCATCCGCTACCGCAAGGTCTGCAGCGTGGACGGCGAGCCCGTGACCATGGACGAGATCGCCAAGGGCTACGAGACCGCGGACGGCGAGCTGGTGGTCCTCACCGACGACGACTTCAAGCGCCTGCCGCTGGCCACCGAGCGCGAGATCGAGGTGCTCGAGTTCGTGCCGGCCGAGCAGGTCGACCCGATCCTGCTGGGCAAGACGTACTACCTCGAGCCGGACAAGACCGCCGCCAAGCCGTACGCGCTGCTGCGCGGTGCGCTCGAGGACGCCGACCGGATGGCGGTGGTCAAGGTCGCGCTGCGCCAGCGCGAGTCCATGGCCGTGCTGCGCGTCCGCGGCAAGGTGATCTGCCTGCAGACGCTCCTGTGGCCCGACGAGGTGCGCGCGGCCGACTTCCCGATCCTCGACGCCGACGTCACCGTCAAGCCCGCCGAGCTCGCCATGGCCAGCTCCCTGGTCGACTCGCTCGCGGCCGACTTCGACCCCTCGCAGTTCGAGGACAGGTACGACGCCGCGCTGACCGAGCTCATCGAGGCCAAGGTCTCCTCGGGTGACACGCAGTCGCTCCCGCAGCCGCCCACGCAGGACGGCGGGGGCGGGGGAGGCGAGGTCGTCGACCTGCTCGCCGCGCTGCAGCGCAGCGTCGAGAAGGCGCGCACCTCACGCGGCGCGAGCGCGCCCGAGCCCGCACCCGCCGCCAAGAAGCCCGCGTCCCGCAAGAAGGCGGCAGCGGCCTCCGACGACGACGCGCCCAAGCCGACCCGCGCCAAGAAGGCCAAGGCCAAGGCGTCGTGA
- a CDS encoding methylated-DNA--[protein]-cysteine S-methyltransferase: MTPSDRTAHVPDPLAVPTDDLARLHARLAARAADDGVLDVAYRTVDSPVGPLLLAVTPVGLVRVAFAVQDHDAVLTDLAARISPRVLEAPARLDQAARELDEYFAGHRRAFDVPVDLRLLHGFRRTVVEHLAALGYGSTASYAQVAAAAGSPRAVRAVGTACALNPVPVVLPCHRVVRSDGSPGRYAGGAAAKELLLAQERAHRRA; the protein is encoded by the coding sequence ATGACCCCGAGCGACCGCACCGCGCACGTTCCCGACCCGCTCGCGGTGCCGACCGACGACCTGGCCCGCCTGCACGCACGCCTGGCCGCACGCGCGGCCGACGACGGCGTCCTCGACGTCGCGTACCGCACGGTGGACTCACCCGTCGGGCCCCTGCTGCTGGCCGTCACACCCGTGGGGCTGGTACGCGTCGCGTTCGCGGTGCAGGACCACGACGCGGTGCTCACGGACCTCGCGGCGCGCATCAGCCCGCGCGTGCTCGAGGCACCCGCGCGCCTCGACCAGGCCGCGCGCGAGCTCGACGAGTACTTCGCCGGGCACCGCCGCGCGTTCGACGTCCCGGTGGACCTGCGGCTGCTGCACGGCTTCCGCCGCACGGTCGTCGAGCACCTGGCGGCGCTCGGCTACGGCAGCACCGCGAGCTACGCGCAGGTGGCCGCTGCCGCCGGCAGCCCTCGCGCGGTGCGCGCGGTCGGCACCGCGTGCGCGCTCAACCCCGTGCCGGTGGTGCTCCCGTGCCACCGGGTGGTGCGCTCCGACGGCTCGCCGGGCCGGTACGCGGGCGGGGCCGCGGCCAAGGAGCTGCTGCTCGCCCAGGAACGTGCGCACCGCCGCGCGTAG
- a CDS encoding YbaK/EbsC family protein, which yields MTGSDLPPRSRVVAQALAEAGVRGEVVLLPDSARTAAEAATALGCHVGQIANSLLFWCDGQALLVLTSGRHRVDTAALARRLGRSSIERATPEQVRESTGMAIGGVAPLGHPSPVETVVDETLAEFTVVWAAGGTPHTVFPTTFDELVRVTGGAVHAVTA from the coding sequence GTGACCGGTTCCGACCTGCCCCCGCGCTCGCGCGTCGTCGCCCAGGCCCTTGCGGAGGCGGGGGTGCGCGGCGAGGTGGTGCTGCTGCCCGACTCGGCCCGGACGGCCGCGGAGGCGGCGACCGCACTCGGCTGCCACGTCGGGCAGATCGCCAACAGCCTGCTGTTCTGGTGCGACGGGCAGGCCCTGCTGGTGCTGACCAGCGGGCGGCACCGGGTCGACACCGCCGCGCTGGCCCGGCGGCTGGGGCGCTCCTCGATCGAGCGCGCGACGCCCGAGCAGGTCCGGGAGAGCACGGGCATGGCGATCGGGGGTGTGGCCCCGCTCGGCCACCCGAGCCCGGTGGAGACCGTGGTGGACGAGACGCTCGCGGAGTTCACGGTCGTGTGGGCCGCGGGTGGCACGCCGCACACGGTCTTCCCGACGACCTTCGACGAGCTGGTCCGGGTGACCGGCGGTGCGGTGCACGCGGTCACCGCCTGA
- the ligD gene encoding non-homologous end-joining DNA ligase: MLATPAPSGVLPRGAAWAFEVKWDGVRVLAEVEGGLVRLLSRTGRPVTPAYPELAGLAHLPDVLLDGEVVALEGGVPSFAAIADRMHVRDPRRAAELARVRPVTFMVFDVLRVAGADVVERPYDERRRLLEALDLPEHVLLSPVHDDGDGLWDVTRAHGLEGVVAKRRASPYRPGARSGDWVKAAHRRTRTAYVAGWRPEQGGSGRLGALLLGAPDRDGALRFLGRAGSGVSGPLATRLRTSALGLARDTSPFADTVPAVDARGSHWCVPELVVDVRYLGRGREGRLRQPVVRGLRDDATVDPWEQE; this comes from the coding sequence ATGCTCGCCACCCCTGCGCCCTCGGGCGTGCTGCCACGCGGTGCCGCGTGGGCGTTCGAGGTGAAGTGGGACGGGGTCCGGGTGCTCGCGGAGGTCGAGGGCGGGCTGGTGCGTCTGCTCAGCCGCACGGGACGCCCTGTGACGCCCGCGTACCCCGAGCTCGCGGGCCTCGCGCACCTGCCGGACGTGCTGCTGGACGGCGAGGTGGTCGCGCTCGAGGGCGGCGTGCCGTCGTTCGCGGCGATCGCCGACCGCATGCACGTGCGCGACCCGCGCCGTGCCGCCGAGCTCGCGCGCGTGCGGCCGGTCACGTTCATGGTGTTCGACGTGCTGCGCGTCGCGGGTGCCGACGTCGTCGAGCGCCCCTACGACGAGCGTCGCCGGCTGCTCGAGGCGCTCGACCTGCCCGAGCACGTGCTGCTGTCCCCGGTGCACGACGACGGCGACGGCCTGTGGGACGTGACGCGCGCGCACGGCCTCGAGGGTGTCGTCGCCAAGCGCCGTGCCTCGCCCTACCGGCCCGGGGCGCGCTCGGGCGACTGGGTCAAGGCGGCGCACCGCCGGACCCGGACCGCCTACGTCGCGGGCTGGCGGCCCGAGCAGGGCGGGTCCGGGCGGCTGGGCGCGCTGCTGCTGGGCGCGCCGGACCGCGACGGTGCGCTGCGGTTCCTGGGGCGCGCGGGCAGCGGCGTGTCCGGCCCTCTCGCGACGCGCCTGCGCACCAGCGCGCTCGGCCTGGCCCGGGACACGAGCCCGTTCGCGGACACGGTGCCCGCGGTCGACGCACGCGGCTCGCACTGGTGCGTCCCGGAGCTGGTGGTCGACGTGCGCTACCTGGGCCGTGGCCGCGAGGGGCGGCTGCGCCAGCCCGTCGTGCGCGGGCTGCGCGACGATGCGACCGTCGACCCGTGGGAGCAGGAGTGA
- the ligD gene encoding non-homologous end-joining DNA ligase, which yields MSPDRQVLDVGGVPVRVSHLDKVLYPATGTTKAELIDYVVRVSPVLLAQLHERPVTRIRFPSGVDGTPFFEKNVPKGAPDWLRHRELPAAPGNDEGDEGTTLDLPFLDDLPGLVWATNAGALELHTPQWTVSRRGAVRGADRLVVDLDPGVGAGLDECVAVAHLVRDRLAQDGLTRTVPVTSGSKGMQLYAPLPRRRPAAQVRLYARDLAQQLAAAHPGLVVAVIRKDVRAGKVLLDWSQNHPAKTTITPYSLRGRAEPRVAAPRWWEEIEPGLRQLTPDEVVQRLDTRGDPFDDQAG from the coding sequence ATGAGCCCCGACCGTCAGGTGCTCGACGTCGGCGGCGTGCCCGTGCGCGTGTCGCACCTGGACAAGGTGCTGTACCCGGCCACGGGCACCACCAAGGCCGAGCTGATCGACTACGTGGTGCGCGTCAGCCCCGTGCTGCTCGCGCAGCTGCACGAGCGTCCCGTGACCCGCATCCGGTTCCCGAGCGGGGTGGACGGCACGCCCTTCTTCGAGAAGAACGTCCCCAAGGGTGCGCCGGACTGGCTGCGGCACCGCGAGCTGCCTGCCGCGCCGGGCAACGACGAGGGTGACGAGGGCACCACGCTGGACCTGCCGTTCCTCGACGACCTCCCGGGCCTGGTGTGGGCGACGAACGCGGGCGCGCTCGAGCTCCACACGCCGCAGTGGACGGTCTCGCGGCGCGGTGCGGTGCGCGGTGCTGACCGCCTGGTGGTCGACCTGGACCCCGGCGTGGGCGCAGGCCTCGACGAGTGCGTGGCCGTCGCGCACCTGGTGCGCGACCGGCTCGCCCAGGACGGGCTGACGCGGACGGTCCCGGTCACGTCCGGGAGCAAGGGGATGCAGCTGTACGCGCCGCTGCCCCGGCGGCGCCCGGCGGCGCAGGTCCGGCTGTACGCGCGCGACCTCGCGCAGCAGCTCGCCGCCGCGCACCCCGGTCTCGTCGTCGCGGTCATCCGCAAGGACGTGCGTGCGGGCAAGGTCCTGCTGGACTGGTCGCAGAACCACCCGGCCAAGACGACGATCACGCCGTACTCGCTGCGGGGCCGCGCCGAACCGCGCGTCGCGGCGCCCCGGTGGTGGGAGGAGATCGAGCCCGGGCTGCGCCAGCTGACGCCCGACGAGGTGGTGCAGCGGTTGGACACGCGCGGTGACCCCTTCGACGACCAGGCAGGATGA
- the mqo gene encoding malate dehydrogenase (quinone): MPSQDPNPRDIATDDGRDAPLDVVLIGGGVMSATLASLLRSLEPTWRIEIHERRDGVAQESSNPWNNAGTGHAALCELNYTPQRPDGSIDITKAVTINEQFELSRELWHHLAGQGRLPVGTEFVSTTPHMTFVRGEEGVDYLRRRFEALRAHPLFSDLEFSTDPDQIAQWAPLLMADRDPAEPVAATRAAGGTDVDFGALTRAMVQDAVDHGATLHLESEVTRLRQRRDGTWRLTVRDRRWNGRRRARTVDARFVFIGAGGGALGLLQKSGIPEAKGYGGFPISGQFLRTTNPAVVREHHAKVYGRAEIGAPPMSVPHLDTRVVEGQTALMFGPYAGWSMKFLKHGSWLDLVRSIRPGNLVPMLSVGLRNLDLLRYLIGEVTASSQDRFRTLRQFMPTARPGDWELITAGQRVQVIKKVRGGGVLEFGTELVTSADGTIAGLLGASPGASTAVATMVDLLERCFADRVEAWRPALREMMPSLGGGTWDESFELDRLVDEAVTADHSA; this comes from the coding sequence GTGCCTTCCCAGGACCCGAACCCCAGGGACATCGCGACCGACGACGGCCGCGACGCGCCGCTCGACGTCGTCCTGATCGGCGGCGGGGTGATGAGCGCGACGCTCGCGAGCCTGCTGCGCTCGCTCGAGCCCACGTGGCGCATCGAGATCCACGAGCGCCGCGACGGCGTGGCGCAGGAGAGCTCCAACCCCTGGAACAACGCGGGCACGGGCCACGCGGCCCTGTGCGAGCTCAACTACACGCCGCAGCGGCCCGACGGCTCGATCGACATCACCAAGGCCGTGACGATCAACGAGCAGTTCGAGCTGTCGCGTGAGCTGTGGCACCATCTGGCCGGCCAGGGCCGGCTCCCCGTCGGGACCGAGTTCGTCTCCACCACCCCGCACATGACGTTCGTGCGGGGCGAGGAGGGCGTGGACTACCTGCGCCGCCGGTTCGAGGCGCTGCGCGCCCACCCGCTGTTCTCCGACCTGGAGTTCTCGACCGACCCGGACCAGATCGCGCAGTGGGCCCCGCTGCTCATGGCGGACCGCGACCCCGCGGAGCCGGTCGCGGCCACGCGTGCCGCGGGTGGCACCGACGTCGACTTCGGCGCGCTGACGCGCGCGATGGTGCAGGACGCGGTCGACCACGGCGCCACGCTCCACCTCGAGTCGGAGGTGACGCGGCTGCGGCAGCGACGCGACGGCACGTGGCGCCTGACGGTGCGGGACCGGCGCTGGAACGGGCGTCGCCGCGCCCGCACCGTGGATGCGCGGTTCGTGTTCATCGGCGCGGGCGGCGGCGCACTGGGTCTGCTGCAGAAGTCCGGCATCCCCGAGGCCAAGGGGTACGGCGGGTTCCCGATCAGCGGGCAGTTCCTGCGCACGACGAACCCCGCGGTGGTGCGCGAGCACCACGCCAAGGTCTACGGCCGCGCGGAGATCGGGGCGCCCCCGATGTCGGTGCCGCACCTCGACACGCGCGTGGTCGAGGGGCAGACGGCGCTCATGTTCGGCCCGTACGCGGGTTGGAGCATGAAGTTCCTCAAGCACGGCTCGTGGTTGGACCTCGTGCGCTCGATCCGGCCCGGGAACCTGGTGCCGATGCTGTCCGTGGGCCTGCGCAACCTGGACCTGCTGCGCTACCTCATCGGTGAGGTCACGGCGTCGTCGCAGGACCGGTTCCGCACGCTGCGCCAGTTCATGCCCACCGCGCGCCCGGGCGACTGGGAGCTCATCACCGCGGGTCAGCGCGTGCAGGTCATCAAGAAGGTGCGCGGCGGCGGGGTGCTCGAGTTCGGCACCGAGCTGGTCACGTCGGCCGACGGGACGATCGCGGGCCTGCTGGGCGCCTCCCCCGGCGCCTCGACGGCCGTGGCGACGATGGTCGACCTGCTCGAGCGGTGCTTCGCGGACCGCGTGGAGGCCTGGCGCCCCGCGCTGCGGGAGATGATGCCGAGCCTCGGCGGCGGCACGTGGGACGAGTCCTTCGAGCTGGACCGCTTGGTCGACGAGGCAGTCACGGCCGATCATTCAGCGTGA
- a CDS encoding DUF2277 domain-containing protein, with translation MCRNITTLRGLEPAATDQEIEAAAIQYVRKVTGVTRVSDATREAFDEAVRAVAAATVRVLADLPERRQPPSTVPPLRREDVQARIAARVAAREAHERAHDEGRAHTHDEHGAMVTAD, from the coding sequence ATGTGCCGGAACATCACCACGCTGCGCGGACTCGAGCCCGCCGCGACCGACCAGGAGATCGAGGCGGCCGCGATCCAGTACGTCCGCAAGGTCACGGGTGTCACGCGCGTGAGCGACGCGACGCGCGAGGCGTTCGACGAGGCCGTGCGGGCCGTCGCCGCCGCGACCGTCCGCGTGCTGGCGGACCTGCCCGAGCGCCGCCAGCCGCCCAGCACCGTCCCGCCGTTGCGTCGCGAGGACGTGCAGGCGCGCATCGCCGCACGCGTGGCGGCACGCGAGGCGCACGAGCGCGCGCACGACGAGGGCCGCGCGCACACGCACGACGAGCACGGCGCCATGGTGACGGCGGACTGA
- a CDS encoding pirin family protein — MTNLEQRPAPQPCAVHGRTGPVMTVHEAREVPLGGIRGMQVRRTLPQRALPTVGAWCFLDEIGPQVVDMRVLPHPHIGLQTVTWPVVGRIRHRDSLGSDTVVQPGQLNLMTAGRGVAHSELSVDGPGPLHAVQLWVALPDGAASGPPAFQQVTDLPVWRAPGVAATVMVGEVDGAVSPAVVHSPLVGADVALDAGARVRLPLEPSFEHAVLVLGGRVRVDGLLAGPGPLVHLGDGRDGVDLVAADDARVLLIGGEPFEHDLVMWWNFVGRDHAEVVRARADWESPASADRFGVVPGHGDERIPAPDLPNVHLRPRRRP, encoded by the coding sequence ATGACGAACCTCGAGCAGCGTCCCGCGCCGCAGCCGTGCGCCGTCCACGGGCGGACCGGCCCGGTGATGACGGTCCACGAGGCCCGCGAGGTGCCGCTCGGCGGCATCCGCGGGATGCAGGTGCGCCGCACGCTCCCCCAGCGCGCGCTGCCGACCGTGGGTGCGTGGTGCTTCCTCGACGAGATCGGCCCGCAGGTCGTCGACATGCGGGTGCTGCCGCATCCGCACATCGGCCTGCAGACCGTGACGTGGCCCGTCGTCGGGCGGATCCGGCACCGGGACAGCCTCGGGTCCGACACGGTCGTGCAGCCCGGCCAGCTCAACCTGATGACCGCGGGGCGCGGCGTCGCGCACTCGGAGCTGTCCGTCGACGGTCCCGGGCCGCTGCACGCGGTGCAGCTGTGGGTCGCGCTGCCCGACGGCGCGGCGTCGGGTCCGCCGGCCTTCCAGCAGGTCACCGACCTGCCGGTGTGGCGAGCGCCGGGCGTGGCGGCGACCGTGATGGTGGGTGAGGTGGACGGCGCCGTCTCCCCCGCCGTGGTGCACTCTCCCCTGGTGGGTGCCGACGTGGCGCTCGATGCCGGTGCGCGGGTGCGGCTGCCGCTCGAGCCGTCGTTCGAGCACGCGGTCCTGGTGCTCGGTGGTCGGGTGCGCGTGGACGGCCTGCTCGCCGGGCCCGGACCGCTGGTGCACCTGGGTGACGGCCGCGACGGGGTGGACCTCGTGGCAGCCGACGACGCGCGCGTCCTGCTGATCGGCGGCGAGCCGTTCGAGCACGACCTGGTCATGTGGTGGAACTTCGTGGGCCGCGACCACGCCGAGGTCGTGCGGGCGCGGGCCGACTGGGAGTCGCCCGCGAGCGCCGATCGGTTCGGCGTGGTGCCCGGGCACGGTGACGAGCGCATCCCCGCACCGGACCTGCCGAACGTCCACCTACGCCCCCGCCGCCGCCCCTGA
- a CDS encoding Dps family protein, with translation MARKDLPKYTVPSLTPEDGAKVAAILQTRLDALNDLALTLKHIHWNVVGPHFIAVHEMIDPQVEAVRAMVDAIAERIATLGVAPVGTPGALVRNRTWDDYSIGRALTTEHLGALDVVYVGVITDHRKAAEDVEELDTVTNDLLVGHLHELELFHWFVRAHLESSGGSLSTQSTHTEKSAAKKASAAE, from the coding sequence ATGGCGCGCAAGGACCTCCCGAAGTACACGGTCCCCTCCCTCACGCCCGAGGACGGTGCGAAGGTCGCGGCGATCCTGCAGACCCGGCTGGACGCACTCAACGACCTGGCGCTGACCCTCAAGCACATCCACTGGAACGTCGTCGGGCCGCACTTCATCGCGGTGCACGAGATGATCGACCCCCAGGTGGAGGCCGTCCGCGCCATGGTCGACGCGATCGCGGAGCGCATCGCGACTCTCGGCGTCGCCCCCGTCGGGACGCCGGGCGCGCTGGTCCGGAACCGCACGTGGGACGACTACAGCATCGGCCGCGCGCTGACCACCGAGCACCTGGGCGCGCTCGACGTCGTCTACGTCGGCGTGATCACCGACCACCGGAAGGCGGCCGAGGACGTCGAGGAGCTCGACACGGTCACCAACGACCTGCTGGTGGGCCATCTGCACGAGCTCGAGCTGTTCCACTGGTTCGTGCGCGCGCACCTCGAGTCGTCGGGCGGCTCGCTGAGCACGCAGTCGACGCACACCGAGAAGAGCGCCGCGAAGAAGGCGTCGGCGGCCGAGTGA